Part of the Mytilus trossulus isolate FHL-02 chromosome 2, PNRI_Mtr1.1.1.hap1, whole genome shotgun sequence genome is shown below.
ttgtttcattgacactcataccatcttcttatatctatataatgtaaatatgtgttttattgacttttaaaaaaccaactagtattattattattattattattattattatccgATAGTTAGTTTTTCATGCAAAAGTCAAGTAACTAAATATTTCCCTAAACAAATGCAGCTAATCCTGTATTCAAATGATTCGCGAAAATGTgtatttaatgacaattttctACTAAAACGAAAAACCAACATAATTATACGATTTATAAGCACATGACATCAAGTGAAGTTCATATCAAGTGGTAACCTTTTGCACGTGTGACAATTCGTGCAATGAATATTAAttcttaacattttttcagGTGAAAAcgttgttttattcaaaatcacaTCTTAATATATAGAAGAACATTGAAATAATCCTGGCatgaagttattgccctttgagATTAAGCACCATACTatctatcaatcaatcaatcatatagtagttaaacgtccagtggcaaatgtttcatgctTGTTCAGGATGCGaacaattaacaataaataccaTAGGTAGGTCTTGTAGTAATAGAGGCCATCCGGGGAAATTTTGACTGCAACTGTAAAATGAGGATacattggatagggacagaaatttagcTTTGCAACAGgacacctacggacccctcaaagagttgttgtaTATAAGGGGTTTTAAcatgcaaagagcgtggcactctccgGTTTATTCATATGATATGTTCTATTCGTATGTAACTGTTTGTAGTAATTATGACAAGAACACCCACATTTTTACTGCTcaaattttacatataaaataatttataatttacatgtCTGTAATTAAGAACATGTCAGTATACATAAGTACTTATAATCATTTCACCATATTAAATACATTATCAAGATATGAAAACTTCGATGATTTGGTCTTTTCGTCAAATATTTGCTACTGCAGTGtcgttttttatttcaatgaaaagtaagtaaatgtaaaattgtgaaacaatgaTTCAGTATATAATCCGGATTCGTTCAATTTCCAGTAGAATTTGACAAATGTTAGATTTTAACCCTGTGAGTGAAAAAAATTCCATGCATGATCAAAGAATGATTTGTCGAATTGTCgaaaatttgataaatgatCGCAGTTATTATGTCTTTAAAgcgttatttttgttattaacatgttaaatgaCTCATATAAACCAATTTGAATGCATAACTTTGATCCTATGTATATCTACATCAATAGGTTAACATTCTTgatcttttattgttttcaaactATTACGCCTATTTCATACGGAATGGGTATTATTTGACCCACTGTAGAAAATTTCTACTTCCAAAGATATTTTTAGTTCTTGAAAGTGACTAAGTCATTTGTTGCATAcgatttaattataaaacaagcTGGAGAACAGGAAAGATAGCgctgttcctttgctttttgtTGTGCATGTAACATATTTATGTCATGGATGGGTATCAAATGAAAAGGGTGACCTCCATAATCATGTAGCCTAGTGTGCTGAAATTTCATTCGACTTTATAGTATATATTTAATATCCTACATTACTGCATGggatttgtattttaaaactctATCTCAGATGTTTAACTTagcatttacaaatataaagtaaatattaaatatgagATGTACCTGTTACTTGCTGTTATAGGCATAGATACCCCAGTATCCACATGCAAGTCCATAGGTTCCATAGTCTTTTATAAGAGAACCCACTCTGTATGACTTGTtttcatatatacacatgtctaaaaatatatagtgaTATGAATTAATAAAAGCTATTAGGTATTTTCCGGGAAACAGCTGGCACAAAGAACATAAGACACTTATTATATGTGCTACATGTCCCAAGAGAAGAACCTTTACGGTATTTGTACGTttgtcatattttattgttttgttgattGTAGAATTTGATAGTATAAACTAAAGGAAtacccccccaaaaaaaatggGGGAGGAAAAAACAAACTGTGGTCGCAGAGgctattaaaacattaaaagttataaatcttATGTCTTAATTGCAGATATTCTAAAATGAGTActttttgttatgaaaaaagCTGCATTCCTTTGTACCCGCAAGCAAGAACTTCAAACATCtcaaccatattttttttgtatgttatcAAAGAAACCTTAAAAAATCTCCTCTTCCATCTTTGTTAACGGAAGACACAGAGCATTCTCTCGCAGGATAACCTTACCCGCAGTGGTGATTGGAAACAAATTAAGTGAACATTGGACCTATACCCCCTTTGGTGTGTATACTATATTTATATGTACCTCACCTTCTTCTTTGGGTGTTGTTGGTTCTGTTGATGATGTTGAGGGTTTAGTTGACTTTTGGTTCTGTGATTcgtcttaaaatgaaaaatttaaaagtcacAACAAACTAAATGTATAAAGATATAAGTATAGATGTGGTATACATATAACTTCAACAAACTTCGAATTGATAGGTAAAAATGCAGGAAACTTGTAGGTGAATAATATAcattatcatttctttatacGTTTTTAAAAGAATACCTTACAGACATGTATTCTTCGTATAGCACCTGCCTCGGTGAGGATGAACCTACAACGCCCTACAAATATCCTCAATATTTACTAAATATCATGCTAAAGAGGACTGCTATCATAATATCTTCTCCTCGGTATTTGTCAGTTTTATGTACTTTATGtactttttgtgcttcttttttttttacaattttgaccGTTCCACATAATCAAGCcagataataaataaaagtgaGAATGggaatgtggaatgtgtcaaagagacaacaaccagaccatagagcagacacaCATACAAACAAGGCACTATATCTTTTCACTTGACTGCCATTTAAACAgttttagaaaatgaaaaaaaaaacatttgatgttttaactattttttccACATTGcaaagtttttaaataaatacctTGATAATTCTCCCAAGCTGTTATTCCCCATTTTCCACACTGAAGTCCATAATTTCCGTAGTCGTTTATCTTTTCACCAACTTTATAGTGTTTGCCTTCATACACACAACCAGCTAAACGTAAAAATGTCATTCATGATATTTAATCCAACAACATGTTTTGCATTACGTATAAAAACAGGATGACAACCAATAATCTACCCATATGAAATGGAGGGACACATCCTTGGAACAGTCAACCACAATCCGTACCTAGGAGTGGAGCTATCTAGGCTTTTATCATGGAATGACCACATCGGAAATATCACTACAAAGGCAAATAAAACTTTAGGCTTTATACGACGGAATCTTAGTAAATGCCCAATGAATATAAAGCGTCAGGCATACATACCCCATGTACGTCCAACACTAGAATATGCTAGCAGTGTCTAGGACCTGCATCTCCAAAAACACTTACAACAGCTAGAAATGGTCCAAAGGAGAGCAGCCAGATGCATCAGGCATGAGTATTCTCGAGACCCGGGCATAGTAACATCTTTATTAGAGGACCTAAAACTACCACAATTACAAGAGAGACGAAAAACATCACGTTTACCGTCCTGTTTCACAAAGTAATCCACCAACTTATTGCTATTCAGATTCCAGAATACTTGATGACACCAGCAAGAATGACGCGTCAGTTCCATCAACGACGATTTGTCAGATTAGGATCAAGttctgaacaaagaaaacataGCTTCTTCGTAAGAACCATCACAAACTGGAATGAGCTACCGCCTAGCTTATTGGACATTGATGACTATGAGGCATTCAAGACCGACCTCATAGCACACCGATATCCGTAAATCAGCACACACGTGTTTATCTGCACTGGCACCTGTACATGATATGATATGATATGATATGATATAACTATcgatataaaatgtatataaatttgacaaataagtaaaattaactatatgaaacttcttattcttatttagcttacaatttatctttttattataaaataataatacaattgcatatatgatagcgtctttttaatgaacggtcatataccatatgaagagtttagaagtattaaaagtaaactgtaaccgagagttaattaccccgaccatacgcgtgtggtcggaccatatgagtatataccgaTATGGtaatgaccatacgcgtatggtcccaatactcatatggtccggaacttACATACAACTAGACTGCTATAGTTATGGTATGAAATTTCCGTGCCTATAATAGATGACTATGTGGTAaaggctttgctcgttgttgaacgccgtacggtgacttaaTTTGTACtgagttgttaatttctgtgccatttgGTCTATTGTTGGGAGTTGTCTcaatgacaatcataccacaacttctttttaaatataaaagtgCACTTACGTTTTCCTGGTTTGGCATGCACGaaatgaataaacaaaacaatatgcaaCAAAATGTGCATTGTAAAATACATAGTAAAGGTTTAGTCCATAAACAGATGCAGTTATCTCTGGATATAATTATAACTGATTGTGACAAATATCCGGACATAACATCCTGCATGTGATTAGAGGTATAATTGATAGGAAAATCGATTTGTTAAGCAGACACTTGAAGTCATTGATaccatatataaaacatataacgCACATGCATGTACTGTTTATTTTAgtacttacatttttttatgtttatcaaGTTGTGTTATAATTCGATGTTTTACGATAAACATATTCTGAATTTTGACTTTACTTAATAATTTAAGCTGGGATATATTAATTTTTagagtttgttcttatgttgcaCCAACTTTCAAGCAAGGACCGAAGTTCATAAACTCGGCACTAAATCCAGTCCTTGCTTGTTTGTCGTTTCGGGACCTCTTATAGCCGACTATGTCAAATATATGTAATGTGAAAATCTCTGCGAGTTTCAGAGAGAGATACATGAAACAATTAATTCGGACTGATTCATATGActgaagaaagaaaagaaaaacaaatttcagaatTAACGGTATATTATACCCTTATAGTTCTTTATTTCCATTCAAATAGTCCTTGCAATCTGATGTGTGACCCATACAAGTCAACGAAGGCTGTTCTCGTTTTTGCTTCACGGGCCAGTTTTCCTAATTGTGGCGGTTTTAAAGCGGTGAAAATTGTTAGAAGCAAATAATGTAAATACACGCGGTATATAGGAACCGAATCATAATATATTTCCCTCAGATAttccacaggcacttgtctcacaTTTTTTTCCCTATATAGGCCTACCTTAAtgttaaggtatataggaaatttttttgGGACACAGGTGCCTGTGAGATATTCCCAGGAAGCAGAATCAGACGTTTTGACTGTGAAAGTGCTTTGCTTTATCAAACACCTCGCATGCTCTAGTTTTAAGAGTTGTAGATTATGAGGTGTAATACCGTGACATTATTTGAgacaaatttttttcaaaaaagagcttttgaTACTTGAACTTACCAATACCTTGATCGTTTCCTTCGCTTTAAAACCGTCAGACCGTGTTAGCATAACTAACATACACACCCGCATGCATGTGGCGTTCTACCCGGTGTATAGGGTAGAAGATTTTATTGGCTTCGTTCACAAAAGAGTCAGTATAATAGTGTTGAAATTGGCGTTGAATTCGAAATTAACCAATTTGTTCCTCAGTCAAAATCAGATACACACAATACTTTAATCAGGTTTTGTATGTGGTAGTACTGAGAACTGAACAATCCATGCCTAAGTTAGGAAAGTTATACCAGTGAATGCAATTACAATGGTTATCAAATAGGGGTTCCCCGGCCCTTTCGTAGTGTTTTGGCGGTTATGTTTTTTCACGGGCGGTTTTTGGTTGAGAATCGGTCCACTCGATTAAGctcaaatacatatattttgagTATACAAGAGTCGGGACTCATTGAATGATTGGTCAATGTGTTGAATACCCGCAGGTCGTCCTCTTCCTCTAGATTATTGTGATGACCACGGACAATGCCATGGCTTTTTAATGtagcccccccccttttctgcATGGTAGTACTGTTCATAAACTGTAGAtctacatatatttgtttaatttatttaagaCTTTTTAAAATGGGAACTTTTGAAACATTCGTgtgttataaaaagtaaaactaaATTACGTTGGTTGGTAgaaagtattttatttgaattaaatcatCCTAATATGATCAATGAAACCGATTTAAGTGTGGACTATGTAGTGGATGGATATTGCCAGGGGAGTTCACTGCATGGCACCTGGACAATTTTGGGGAATGATAACTGCTCAGCAGGCGCGAAATCATCCGTCACTTAGGATTAGATTATTCCATTCCTGATGGGATGGTGGTGCtttgttatttcaaaactagtaaatacagaggttcaaaaataaaaatgatattcaaaTATCATGATAATTgcataaattttatcatgattatttcTTCAAAGTCCAACAGTTTACGTTTAACG
Proteins encoded:
- the LOC134704881 gene encoding uncharacterized protein LOC134704881, which translates into the protein MYFTMHILLHIVLFIHFVHAKPGKPGCVYEGKHYKVGEKINDYGNYGLQCGKWGITAWENYQDESQNQKSTKPSTSSTEPTTPKEEDMCIYENKSYRVGSLIKDYGTYGLACGYWGIYAYNSK